A single region of the Phycisphaerae bacterium RAS1 genome encodes:
- the wapA_16 gene encoding tRNA3(Ser)-specific nuclease WapA precursor translates to MLDRRYVYDGWRVVLELDGLNSNAILRKYTWGLDLAGLGGAGVPPANLDGAGGIGGLLAVHDTNGTTTGENPEADDLKYVYTYDANGNVGQLIDPDVGSAASSIKAHYEYDPYGGVVASSGTYAATNTYRFSTKPWDDETGLGYWGYRYYDPRLGRWISRDPISEEGGVALYSYMHNRPNSGIDPVGLTPCTSRCGDEPCNNPTGEHDSWCACIRDCRLLDQGDALACLADAGKSFGTAFIKCTIACAPAFKYGFPGWKICMAGCVGADTLLNIVLTAQCIQIVQDTSQSAHAAYKRCISRPANSKK, encoded by the coding sequence GTGCTTGATCGCCGCTACGTCTATGACGGCTGGCGGGTTGTGCTGGAGCTGGACGGCTTGAACTCGAACGCCATTCTCCGCAAGTACACGTGGGGGCTGGACCTGGCGGGGTTGGGTGGTGCGGGCGTCCCGCCCGCCAACCTGGACGGTGCCGGCGGCATCGGTGGCCTGCTGGCCGTGCATGACACGAACGGCACGACGACGGGCGAGAATCCTGAAGCCGATGATCTGAAGTACGTGTACACGTACGACGCCAACGGCAACGTCGGTCAACTCATCGACCCGGATGTCGGCAGCGCTGCGTCATCGATCAAGGCGCATTACGAGTACGACCCCTACGGCGGAGTTGTCGCGTCGTCTGGTACGTACGCCGCGACGAATACGTATCGATTCAGCACAAAGCCGTGGGATGATGAGACAGGGCTGGGGTATTGGGGGTACAGGTACTACGATCCGCGGTTGGGGAGGTGGATCAGTCGGGATCCGATCAGCGAAGAAGGCGGTGTGGCGCTCTATTCGTACATGCATAATCGCCCAAATAGCGGGATTGACCCAGTCGGCCTAACACCTTGTACAAGTAGATGTGGGGATGAGCCGTGCAATAACCCAACTGGCGAGCATGACTCCTGGTGCGCTTGCATTCGGGACTGCAGATTGCTAGATCAAGGAGATGCATTGGCGTGTCTTGCAGACGCAGGCAAGTCCTTCGGGACGGCATTTATCAAGTGCACCATCGCGTGTGCCCCTGCATTCAAGTACGGCTTTCCGGGCTGGAAAATCTGTATGGCCGGCTGCGTTGGCGCTGATACGCTACTAAATATAGTCCTTACAGCCCAGTGTATTCAAATAGTGCAGGATACGTCACAGTCTGCCCACGCCGCGTACAAGCGATGCATATCGCGCCCAGCGAACTCCAAGAAGTAG
- the wapA_17 gene encoding tRNA3(Ser)-specific nuclease WapA precursor → MRRAGGQRRYHGPTGLLNSKVYADEKSTDYEYKPDGRLWKRIWAREVSSTRVTTTYGYHETTGDLETVDYSDGTPDVAYTYDRRGRIDTVTQGDDWLIHDLDHDGAASTESEAVSGDILDYALTRTMDPLVGGPVSAVEVEADSSPIYAAAYAYDTETDTARLTRVTGPGLPTGGGSTHGVFYGYASDTDLAGTIEVRADGGGVKLLTTRAYDADRELIDSIENTWDPGGTPVVIAKYDYTNDALGRRSDVVNTGIAFAASAYNRYGYNDRSELTAARRYFGEDPGEWETSDPVDNEHFTYGYDPIGNRTGASRGQEKPVEVLYDGNRLNQYDQTRSDEAVFSTNLTYDDDGNLSGEWLDGDCNCDGNVDVGDINAFNLALSDPEEYAATYPECTLVTADANNDGAVDVLDINPFVDLLLGGGSGGRRLVWDAENRLIGVRPAVEDEDLPDEAVRSEFAYDYLNRRVMKRVYDWDEGEEEWVLVLDRRYVYDGWRVVLELDGLDDNAVLRKYTWGLDLAGLGGAGVPPAIDSAGGIGGLLAVYDTNGTTTGETPEADDLKYVYTYDANGNVGQLVDVAVGSASSSIKAHYEYDPYGGLVASSGTYADTNTYRFSTKPWDDETGLGYWGYRYYDPWLGRWISRDPAADRLPNDEPGYIALAAHQYKAMSNANVNLIDAIGLMSMAPTTCSVSLDSFNSSWGEGSAPGGGKFRHGALRVTPDWWYKPILVEYGPRVFGNCRQEYGPDRPVSRREGTIRNLPPSVCDCIASAPDDLGIYFVLGDNSNTAAKCILARCLREAGQEDRLLEIYPDPRFLPGWDRDCDQINDAWDKHVARERRRHRG, encoded by the coding sequence GTGCGCCGGGCAGGTGGACAACGGCGATATCACGGCCCGACCGGCCTGCTGAACAGCAAGGTCTACGCGGACGAGAAATCGACCGATTACGAATACAAGCCCGACGGCCGGCTCTGGAAGCGGATCTGGGCGCGCGAGGTCAGTTCAACCCGCGTGACCACGACGTACGGTTATCACGAGACGACCGGCGACCTTGAAACCGTCGATTACAGCGATGGCACGCCGGACGTGGCGTACACGTATGATCGCCGCGGGCGAATCGACACCGTCACGCAGGGCGACGACTGGCTGATTCACGACTTGGACCACGACGGCGCCGCCAGCACCGAGTCTGAAGCCGTCTCCGGCGACATTCTGGACTACGCGCTGACGCGCACGATGGACCCGCTCGTCGGCGGGCCGGTCTCGGCGGTCGAAGTCGAAGCCGACAGCAGCCCGATCTACGCCGCCGCATATGCCTATGACACGGAAACGGACACGGCGCGCCTGACGCGCGTCACCGGCCCCGGCCTGCCGACCGGCGGCGGCAGCACGCATGGCGTGTTCTACGGCTACGCGAGCGATACCGACCTGGCCGGCACGATCGAGGTGCGGGCTGATGGCGGCGGCGTGAAGCTGCTGACGACGCGGGCGTATGACGCCGACCGCGAGTTGATCGACTCCATCGAAAACACCTGGGACCCCGGCGGCACGCCGGTCGTGATCGCGAAGTACGACTACACCAACGACGCGCTCGGCCGCCGGTCGGACGTCGTAAACACCGGCATCGCGTTCGCCGCGTCGGCGTATAATCGTTACGGCTACAATGACCGAAGCGAACTGACCGCGGCCCGGCGTTATTTCGGCGAAGACCCGGGCGAATGGGAAACCAGCGACCCCGTGGACAACGAGCACTTCACGTACGGTTACGACCCGATCGGCAACCGCACGGGTGCCTCGCGCGGGCAGGAGAAGCCGGTCGAGGTGCTCTACGACGGCAACCGGCTGAATCAGTACGACCAGACGCGCTCGGACGAGGCCGTGTTTTCGACCAACCTGACGTACGACGATGACGGCAACCTGTCCGGCGAATGGCTGGACGGCGACTGCAACTGCGACGGCAACGTGGACGTCGGCGACATCAACGCGTTCAACCTGGCGCTGAGCGATCCTGAGGAATATGCGGCCACGTATCCCGAGTGTACGCTGGTCACCGCCGACGCGAACAACGACGGCGCCGTGGACGTGCTGGACATCAATCCGTTCGTCGATCTGCTGCTGGGCGGCGGCTCGGGCGGGCGGCGGCTGGTGTGGGACGCGGAGAACCGGCTGATCGGCGTGCGGCCGGCGGTTGAGGATGAGGACTTGCCGGACGAGGCGGTTCGGAGCGAGTTTGCGTATGATTATCTGAATCGCCGGGTGATGAAGCGCGTGTATGACTGGGACGAGGGCGAGGAGGAATGGGTGCTCGTGCTTGATCGCCGCTACGTCTATGACGGCTGGCGGGTTGTGCTGGAGCTGGACGGCTTGGACGATAACGCCGTGCTTCGCAAGTACACCTGGGGCTTGGACCTCGCCGGGTTGGGTGGTGCGGGCGTCCCGCCCGCAATTGACTCCGCCGGCGGCATCGGCGGGTTGCTGGCGGTCTACGACACGAACGGCACGACGACAGGCGAGACGCCTGAAGCCGACGATCTCAAATACGTGTACACGTACGACGCCAACGGCAACGTCGGGCAGCTTGTAGACGTCGCCGTCGGCAGCGCGTCGTCTTCGATCAAGGCGCATTACGAATACGACCCGTACGGCGGCCTTGTCGCGTCCTCCGGCACCTACGCCGATACCAACACTTATCGCTTTAGCACCAAGCCGTGGGATGATGAGACGGGACTGGGGTATTGGGGATACAGGTACTACGATCCGTGGCTGGGGAGGTGGATCAGTCGGGATCCGGCGGCGGACAGGTTGCCAAACGATGAGCCGGGCTACATTGCGCTTGCGGCGCATCAATACAAGGCAATGAGCAATGCTAACGTCAATCTGATTGATGCCATTGGGCTGATGTCAATGGCTCCTACCACGTGTTCTGTATCGTTGGACAGCTTTAATAGCAGTTGGGGGGAGGGCAGTGCACCCGGCGGCGGCAAGTTCCGGCACGGCGCGCTTCGCGTGACGCCAGATTGGTGGTACAAGCCAATACTCGTGGAGTATGGCCCGCGGGTCTTTGGAAACTGCCGTCAGGAGTATGGTCCGGATCGCCCTGTGTCACGTCGAGAGGGCACGATCCGGAATTTGCCACCAAGCGTCTGTGATTGCATCGCCAGTGCACCAGATGATCTTGGTATTTACTTTGTACTCGGCGACAACAGCAACACGGCAGCAAAGTGCATCCTTGCCAGGTGCCTCCGAGAGGCAGGACAGGAAGATCGCTTGTTGGAGATATATCCGGATCCGAGATTCTTGCCGGGATGGGACCGCGATTGCGACCAAATCAACGATGCGTGGGACAAGCACGTCGCCCGTGAACGTCGTCGCCACAGAGGATAG
- a CDS encoding YHS domain protein: MIQRVKAIDGRNDPNQYDQVRSDEAVFSTNLTYDDDGNLTGEWLDGDCNCDGQVNITDIGAFNLALSDPAEYETTYPGCTLVTADANNDGDVDVLDINPFVDLLLAAAGLGRGESAGRSLPVRRPQQRYHSVANGMRSRRAIGFGLLSLVVQAALGADGVLFQFDAIEAAAGRRVVGDRALGVEHEGVRYCFSSPDNLALFGQAPARYAVHMDGACARMGPLGDLGDPNIWLVHDGKLYFFRSPDCRDTFRKDPARFLSAKLPEVKSASECERGKELVRRAIDAIGGADRLATVKSWRAVVEETVEVNGSTGNRVRSWSYAPDDRLRFELNLPSGERESIVLNGDQGQIQGRYSRPLYSAGRVAARLMMAHHVLTVLKVANRPETAVEHLGDGRVNDAEADLVRVRLYGDAVTLSIDRQSGRVLRMSYPDIGIWSGYGEVIEEFSDFRDAGGLALPFTKASTFDGKRRGDFSFTYTRIDLNPQLGDNVFLVPASAESRPSAP, translated from the coding sequence GTGATTCAACGGGTTAAGGCAATTGACGGCCGCAATGACCCGAACCAGTACGATCAAGTCCGCTCGGACGAGGCCGTGTTTTCGACCAATCTGACTTACGACGATGACGGCAACCTGACGGGCGAATGGCTCGACGGCGATTGCAACTGCGACGGGCAGGTGAATATCACTGACATCGGCGCGTTCAACCTGGCGCTGAGCGATCCGGCGGAATACGAGACGACTTATCCCGGCTGCACGCTGGTCACCGCCGACGCGAACAACGACGGCGACGTGGACGTGCTGGACATCAACCCGTTCGTCGATCTACTGCTGGCGGCGGCTGGTCTGGGACGCGGAGAATCGGCTGGTCGAAGTCTGCCCGTCCGGCGACCTCAACAGCGATATCACTCTGTGGCGAACGGCATGAGATCACGGAGAGCGATCGGTTTCGGGTTGCTGTCGCTGGTCGTTCAGGCAGCGCTCGGCGCGGACGGAGTTCTGTTTCAGTTCGACGCCATCGAGGCGGCAGCCGGCCGACGTGTAGTGGGCGACCGTGCCCTCGGCGTCGAGCACGAAGGCGTTCGCTACTGCTTCTCATCGCCGGACAATCTCGCGCTGTTTGGGCAAGCCCCCGCCCGCTACGCCGTGCATATGGACGGCGCCTGCGCTCGGATGGGACCGCTTGGCGATCTCGGCGATCCGAACATCTGGCTGGTTCACGACGGCAAGCTGTACTTCTTCCGCTCGCCGGACTGCCGAGACACGTTCAGAAAGGATCCCGCTCGATTCCTGTCCGCGAAGCTCCCAGAGGTCAAGTCCGCGTCGGAGTGCGAGCGCGGCAAGGAGCTCGTTCGCCGCGCTATCGATGCGATCGGCGGCGCCGACCGGCTGGCGACGGTCAAGTCCTGGCGGGCGGTCGTCGAAGAAACAGTCGAAGTGAACGGCTCAACCGGGAACCGCGTGCGCAGCTGGAGTTACGCCCCCGATGACCGTTTGCGATTTGAGTTGAATCTGCCGAGCGGCGAACGCGAGTCGATCGTCCTAAACGGCGATCAAGGACAGATTCAGGGCCGCTACTCGCGTCCGCTCTACTCCGCGGGCCGAGTCGCGGCGCGGCTCATGATGGCCCATCATGTGCTGACGGTTCTGAAGGTCGCCAACCGGCCGGAGACCGCCGTCGAGCACCTGGGCGATGGGCGGGTCAACGACGCCGAAGCGGACCTCGTCCGCGTTCGCCTCTACGGCGACGCTGTCACCCTCTCGATCGATCGACAATCCGGTCGTGTGCTGCGGATGTCCTATCCGGATATTGGCATCTGGTCCGGCTACGGCGAGGTGATCGAGGAGTTCTCCGACTTCCGCGACGCGGGAGGCTTGGCGCTGCCGTTCACCAAAGCAAGCACCTTCGACGGCAAGCGCCGCGGCGATTTCAGCTTCACGTACACGCGAATCGACTTGAACCCCCAATTGGGCGACAATGTGTTCCTGGTGCCGGCGTCGGCCGAGAGTCGGCCCAGCGCGCCGTGA
- the xerC_5 gene encoding Tyrosine recombinase XerC — translation MLLQPSRESTPLDSVRPPAIIDQAGGNARYAYAEFFGDQITSDYTRRAYRHAVHRFLKWCEAERLELARIPPGGVGHYIRTLTTSVGKPASKPTQKLHLAAIRRFFDTLVQRHAVALNPASSVRGPVVRSVTGKTPATDPAQARALLQSIDTSELIGLRDRAILATMMYTACRVGAVSKLRLRDFYSDGRQYYLRFDEKGGADRQIPCRHDLQGYIEEYIAAASCVPDAPLFRAALGRTLQLSERPFEAKDIHRMVKRRLAAAGLPSILTCHSFRATTATDLLEQGVPLEDVQELLGHADPRTTRLYDRRGRAVTRNVVERISI, via the coding sequence ATGCTACTTCAACCATCACGCGAGTCGACGCCGCTCGACTCCGTCCGACCGCCGGCGATCATCGACCAGGCCGGCGGAAACGCCCGCTACGCCTACGCCGAATTCTTCGGCGACCAGATCACGAGCGATTATACCCGCCGGGCCTACCGCCACGCCGTCCACCGTTTTCTGAAATGGTGCGAGGCGGAGCGGCTGGAGCTTGCCCGCATCCCGCCGGGCGGCGTCGGCCACTACATCCGCACGCTCACGACCTCCGTCGGAAAGCCGGCGTCGAAGCCGACGCAGAAGCTTCACCTGGCAGCGATCCGACGGTTTTTTGACACGCTTGTGCAGAGGCACGCCGTCGCGTTGAATCCTGCGTCTTCCGTCCGCGGCCCTGTCGTTCGCAGCGTCACCGGCAAAACGCCGGCGACCGACCCCGCCCAGGCCCGCGCCTTGCTTCAGTCGATTGATACGTCCGAACTGATCGGCCTGCGCGATCGCGCGATTCTCGCCACCATGATGTACACGGCCTGCCGGGTCGGCGCGGTCTCCAAGCTCCGGCTTCGCGACTTCTACTCCGACGGCCGTCAATACTATCTGCGATTCGACGAGAAGGGCGGCGCGGATCGGCAGATTCCGTGCCGGCACGACTTGCAGGGCTACATCGAGGAGTACATCGCTGCCGCCTCCTGCGTCCCTGACGCACCGCTCTTTCGCGCCGCACTCGGCCGGACGCTGCAACTCTCCGAGCGTCCGTTTGAGGCCAAGGACATCCACCGCATGGTCAAGCGGCGGCTGGCAGCCGCGGGGCTTCCCTCAATCCTGACTTGCCATTCGTTTCGGGCGACGACCGCCACCGACCTGCTGGAGCAGGGCGTCCCGCTGGAGGACGTACAGGAACTGCTTGGTCACGCCGACCCGCGCACGACGCGGCTTTACGATAGGCGGGGCCGAGCCGTCACGCGGAATGTCGTCGAGAGGATATCAATATGA
- the vapC_2 gene encoding tRNA(fMet)-specific endonuclease VapC: MIVVDASVAAKWLLPEAGEQEAQALLDSEERLAAPESIRIEVAGAVIKRYRSGKLEETDARSRCAFWQSLIDSRLQLFPVEALFDRAMALAFQLKHGLPDCLYLAAAGDIGAGLITADRTLFERGKAVHERITLLAGVDPH, encoded by the coding sequence ATGATCGTCGTGGACGCAAGCGTCGCCGCGAAGTGGCTGTTGCCGGAGGCGGGCGAGCAGGAGGCGCAGGCGCTGCTCGACAGCGAGGAACGGCTGGCCGCGCCGGAGTCCATCCGCATCGAAGTGGCGGGCGCGGTCATTAAGCGGTATCGCAGCGGAAAGCTGGAAGAAACGGACGCCCGTTCCCGCTGCGCGTTTTGGCAGAGCCTCATCGACAGCCGGCTGCAATTGTTCCCCGTCGAGGCATTGTTCGACAGGGCTATGGCCCTGGCGTTTCAGCTCAAGCACGGACTGCCGGACTGCCTGTACCTCGCCGCAGCCGGTGATATCGGAGCGGGCCTCATCACCGCCGACCGAACCCTCTTTGAACGCGGCAAAGCAGTCCATGAGCGCATCACGCTACTTGCCGGCGTCGATCCGCACTGA
- the prkC_7 gene encoding Serine/threonine-protein kinase PrkC, whose translation MAGREQNAAVSELVDAFLAKQSHAPTDIEAFCSNYPAIPNLREEIANAILVRQARIRAMNPLSDKDFGKSSASRESESSPAPVRSFGNYILHARIGGGGFGDVYDASRKDSPQPIAVKILRDEHAGQPDVLRRFRKEAQIVTRLRHHGIVPVFEVGEVEGRPFIAMKRIRGVDLHRFTRGEPIEPKLAARIVADAADACHSANQAGVVHRDIKPENILIEDDGRVMVADFGLAKQLDAETALTKSLQRLGTPHYMSPEQADPRLGPITPSCDVYGLGATLYFLLTGRPPFPTTAGVGRDAVLHQVAWDWPVLPSKLNPAVPEAIARVCLQCLEKSPMDRYGSAAALAADLRKFAAGEQVAARLPGRIRRTRRWCARRPVATAVLAIAGLAMLGGSAASLHFATRAQLAESREHAATSDRLRREYVADMRDAQAALTRGETPLAIGLLAKYDAPTGYDPREFEWHYLHNIASAPSPVHITREGVVWNRLALNHTGSRIACADRQGRLTVFRLPEATEVFHNGESLSEVAFSRDGTYIIALAASGTDRVIEIDAATGAIARELPTGHLTSCMALKPDGDTYFTGSPGNDLFLWSLSRSEKTDLARAYKRGQFERSTDVNKGAVTAAAFAPQGPALAVGYENGETQIWDTEKGMITARGPVHAGPVTGLSFNHDGSRVTSQSFGQYDLRVRSKLHGYVLVWNAATGENTFTVSPHRRMIADSPVVSSEPFVPFGQLRPFFTLDASEIVTTGPIGVQRWNVKNGRLSETYPGSGSLVHVLTMSADGRFIAAADVTGHLRVWPTTDRSGGRVVFAHSDGIRALAGDGLRLAAVCEDGSLMLDGDFGPVYSRTERRMLLTWSPRNGSVTCRTGLESDTETVVMLPNAVLCGSSVIGHAETPLIDTIRGLESHSALAVSRDGNWLAVGRSDGAIDLFHTANNVATWTVAPHRSEVTALAFSQDGSLLATDSIDRRVCVLNATTGETTATLQGHRREISGLAFSPDATRLASSSGLLHIGDMQPGEVRLWDILTQQLCLELTPDAASIYPGVAWNNDGTTLFAAGNALTGLQDTVEPGRVIAWSVGDDPTLLAPEQ comes from the coding sequence ATGGCGGGCCGAGAACAGAATGCGGCCGTTTCCGAGTTGGTTGACGCCTTTCTGGCCAAGCAGTCCCACGCGCCTACGGATATCGAAGCCTTCTGCTCCAACTATCCGGCAATTCCCAATCTTCGCGAGGAAATCGCCAACGCGATTCTTGTCCGCCAGGCGCGCATCCGTGCGATGAATCCTCTCAGCGACAAGGACTTTGGGAAGTCGTCGGCTTCGCGCGAGTCCGAAAGTTCGCCGGCTCCGGTGAGGTCATTCGGAAACTACATCCTTCACGCCCGTATCGGCGGCGGCGGCTTTGGCGACGTGTATGACGCCAGCCGCAAGGACTCGCCCCAACCAATCGCTGTCAAGATTCTGCGCGACGAGCATGCCGGTCAGCCGGACGTGCTGCGTCGGTTTCGCAAGGAAGCGCAAATCGTCACTCGGTTGCGCCATCATGGCATCGTGCCGGTATTCGAAGTCGGCGAAGTGGAAGGACGACCGTTCATTGCCATGAAACGGATCAGAGGTGTTGACCTTCACCGGTTCACGCGTGGCGAGCCGATCGAACCCAAGCTCGCAGCTCGCATCGTTGCGGACGCCGCCGATGCTTGTCACTCTGCCAATCAGGCGGGTGTCGTGCACCGGGACATCAAGCCGGAAAATATCCTCATCGAGGACGATGGTCGCGTGATGGTCGCCGATTTCGGCCTGGCCAAGCAGCTTGACGCGGAGACAGCGCTAACCAAATCGCTGCAACGCCTCGGGACACCGCACTACATGTCGCCCGAGCAGGCCGACCCCAGGCTCGGACCGATTACGCCGTCATGCGACGTGTACGGCTTGGGCGCAACGCTCTATTTCCTGTTGACCGGCCGCCCGCCATTTCCTACGACGGCAGGCGTCGGCCGTGATGCAGTCCTTCACCAGGTTGCGTGGGACTGGCCCGTTCTTCCCTCCAAGCTGAATCCCGCCGTGCCGGAGGCAATCGCGCGCGTCTGTCTGCAATGTCTTGAAAAATCGCCGATGGATCGCTACGGCTCGGCGGCGGCGCTTGCTGCCGACCTTCGCAAATTCGCAGCCGGTGAGCAGGTTGCCGCGAGGTTGCCAGGCCGGATACGCAGAACACGGCGATGGTGCGCCCGGAGGCCCGTTGCGACCGCTGTGCTGGCGATTGCTGGCCTTGCCATGCTGGGAGGCTCCGCCGCCTCACTTCACTTCGCCACGCGCGCCCAATTGGCGGAAAGCCGCGAACACGCGGCGACCAGCGACCGGCTGCGCCGCGAATACGTCGCCGACATGCGAGACGCCCAGGCAGCGCTGACCAGGGGGGAGACGCCGCTCGCGATTGGCTTGCTCGCCAAGTACGACGCGCCCACCGGGTACGATCCGCGAGAATTTGAATGGCACTACCTGCACAACATTGCCTCCGCGCCGTCACCGGTGCACATCACGCGGGAAGGCGTTGTATGGAACCGGCTGGCCCTCAACCACACAGGCAGCCGCATCGCTTGCGCTGACCGCCAGGGTCGGCTGACCGTATTCCGGCTGCCCGAGGCGACGGAGGTGTTTCACAACGGCGAGTCGCTTTCCGAGGTCGCTTTTTCGCGCGACGGCACATACATCATTGCGCTCGCCGCTTCGGGCACGGATCGCGTCATCGAAATCGACGCCGCGACCGGCGCTATCGCAAGGGAGCTTCCGACCGGACACCTGACAAGCTGCATGGCGCTGAAGCCCGACGGCGACACTTATTTTACCGGCAGCCCCGGCAACGACTTGTTCCTGTGGTCGCTTTCTAGGAGTGAAAAAACAGACCTTGCTCGCGCGTACAAGCGCGGGCAGTTTGAGCGGAGCACGGACGTTAATAAGGGAGCCGTCACTGCGGCGGCGTTTGCCCCGCAAGGCCCCGCTCTCGCCGTCGGGTATGAAAACGGTGAGACGCAGATCTGGGATACCGAAAAGGGCATGATCACCGCGCGAGGTCCCGTCCATGCCGGCCCCGTGACCGGGCTATCGTTCAATCACGATGGATCGCGCGTCACTAGCCAGAGTTTTGGCCAATACGATCTACGCGTGAGATCGAAACTTCATGGGTATGTCTTGGTTTGGAATGCCGCGACCGGTGAGAATACTTTCACTGTCTCCCCTCACCGGCGAATGATCGCTGATTCTCCCGTCGTTTCGTCCGAACCCTTCGTGCCGTTCGGTCAACTGAGACCCTTCTTTACGCTCGACGCTTCCGAAATCGTCACCACTGGCCCCATCGGCGTTCAACGCTGGAATGTCAAGAACGGAAGGCTCAGCGAGACGTATCCCGGAAGCGGATCGCTTGTTCACGTGCTCACCATGAGTGCCGACGGGCGCTTCATCGCCGCTGCCGACGTGACCGGCCATCTCCGAGTCTGGCCGACAACCGATAGGAGCGGCGGTCGGGTCGTTTTCGCCCATAGCGACGGCATCCGTGCGCTTGCCGGCGACGGATTGCGGCTCGCCGCCGTCTGCGAAGACGGTTCCCTAATGCTCGATGGCGACTTCGGTCCGGTCTACTCCCGAACCGAGCGCCGGATGCTCTTGACGTGGAGTCCCCGCAACGGTTCCGTGACGTGCCGCACAGGCTTGGAATCTGACACCGAGACGGTCGTAATGCTGCCGAACGCCGTTCTTTGTGGATCCTCCGTCATTGGCCACGCCGAGACTCCACTCATCGATACGATTCGCGGCCTAGAATCCCACTCCGCCCTTGCCGTCAGCCGTGACGGCAACTGGCTCGCTGTAGGACGGTCTGACGGTGCCATTGACCTGTTTCACACGGCCAACAACGTCGCCACTTGGACCGTTGCGCCGCATCGAAGTGAGGTGACTGCCCTCGCGTTCTCTCAAGATGGATCGTTGCTCGCAACCGACAGCATCGACCGCCGAGTCTGCGTCCTGAATGCAACAACAGGGGAGACAACCGCAACGCTACAAGGCCATCGCCGCGAAATCAGCGGGCTTGCCTTTTCTCCCGATGCGACGCGCCTGGCCAGCAGCAGCGGACTCCTGCATATCGGCGATATGCAACCGGGCGAAGTCCGCCTGTGGGACATCCTCACGCAACAGCTATGCCTGGAACTCACCCCAGACGCCGCGTCCATTTATCCTGGCGTCGCGTGGAATAACGACGGCACGACGCTCTTCGCCGCCGGCAATGCGCTAACCGGATTGCAGGACACCGTAGAACCCGGCCGGGTCATTGCTTGGAGTGTTGGGGACGATCCGACGCTACTCGCACCCGAGCAGTAG
- the sigE_2 gene encoding ECF RNA polymerase sigma factor SigE, with translation MAGRDVGNEDLIRHATKGDAQAVERLLRRYQPLMRHVVLEAAAPQLLRYAEADEIVQHAMMTCFRNIARLAFDEQPQRQFEAWLAKVVRTAVRYFGRKRRRALLELSSDARDAVPDKGPTASRLQRRKERSQRLNAAISTLPDDTQKMFELRLKGLSLSEIAAALGMKRALVNARIERALERLKKVLGTTSLNLSSE, from the coding sequence ATGGCAGGCCGCGACGTGGGAAATGAAGACTTGATCCGCCACGCGACGAAGGGTGATGCCCAAGCCGTGGAGAGGCTCTTGCGCCGGTATCAACCCTTGATGCGCCACGTAGTGCTTGAGGCGGCGGCGCCGCAGCTGCTCCGCTACGCCGAAGCCGACGAAATCGTTCAACACGCCATGATGACGTGCTTTCGCAACATCGCCCGCCTGGCCTTCGACGAACAACCGCAGCGGCAATTCGAGGCATGGCTGGCCAAGGTCGTTCGCACTGCCGTTCGCTACTTCGGCCGCAAGCGCAGGCGGGCGTTGCTTGAACTCTCCAGCGACGCGCGGGACGCCGTGCCCGATAAAGGCCCGACGGCAAGCAGACTGCAACGGCGGAAAGAGCGGTCCCAGCGTCTAAACGCGGCGATCTCCACTCTCCCTGACGACACTCAAAAAATGTTCGAATTACGGCTGAAAGGACTATCGCTATCTGAAATCGCCGCCGCGCTTGGCATGAAGCGAGCATTGGTCAACGCGCGCATCGAGCGTGCTCTTGAACGATTGAAGAAAGTGCTTGGCACCACGTCGCTTAACCTGTCGTCAGAGTAG